In one Butyrivibrio proteoclasticus B316 genomic region, the following are encoded:
- a CDS encoding glycosyltransferase codes for MEYGYGQIRILHVLGGLGVGGAECRIIDLYRNMDRDKIQFDFLVHYSPEKTGKKSPTSDELMAVREPDYFDNSVKKLGGRIFCVPKFVGTNLVEYKAALKRLFKEHQGEWKVIQGHMTSTAAIYIPIARKSGIPICIAHARSAGVDNGVKGIATRIFRAPLQHEGLTDYNFACSREAGISVFGKDMVNAGNVRIIPNAIDLGRFAYNEQVRDKIRKELGVSNALVIGHVGSFRYAKNHEFLLNVFAQVCRILDNDDLNQYSMLHGMRIRLLMLGKGPLMDDMKKLADRLHIYDRCIFAGNKSNASEYYQAMDYFCFPSRYEGLPGSVVEAQAAGLQCLVSDAVTPEVNVTELVSMRSINSEPRDWARKILDDLLFHEDYHSDALQEEIKLNQTLTAIAGERPESIFETDDMPDFDLLDEGTGFDAVNTPKAAEREHHRSIEYSIGDRNQSSAYIQSKLRAAGFDVKAQARIMGFFYERGHF; via the coding sequence ATGGAATACGGGTATGGACAAATACGTATACTCCACGTATTAGGGGGACTTGGTGTTGGTGGAGCAGAATGCCGTATCATTGATCTTTATCGCAACATGGATAGAGACAAGATACAATTTGATTTTCTAGTACACTATTCACCTGAGAAAACAGGAAAAAAGAGTCCGACTTCTGATGAACTTATGGCTGTCAGGGAGCCGGACTATTTTGATAATAGCGTTAAAAAACTGGGAGGCAGAATATTTTGCGTCCCTAAGTTTGTTGGAACAAATCTGGTAGAATATAAGGCTGCTTTAAAGAGGCTTTTTAAGGAGCATCAGGGCGAGTGGAAGGTAATCCAGGGGCACATGACCAGTACCGCTGCGATTTATATCCCTATTGCCAGAAAATCCGGAATTCCTATATGTATAGCACATGCAAGAAGTGCAGGTGTGGATAATGGAGTCAAGGGAATTGCAACAAGGATCTTCAGAGCTCCTCTTCAGCATGAAGGGCTGACAGATTACAACTTTGCCTGCTCAAGGGAGGCGGGAATATCTGTTTTTGGCAAGGATATGGTAAATGCCGGAAATGTCAGGATAATCCCAAATGCCATAGATCTTGGTCGATTTGCTTATAATGAGCAGGTTAGAGATAAGATAAGGAAAGAGCTGGGGGTTAGTAATGCCCTGGTCATAGGACATGTGGGAAGCTTTAGATATGCCAAGAATCATGAGTTTTTGCTGAATGTATTTGCACAGGTATGCAGAATACTGGACAATGATGATCTCAATCAGTACAGTATGCTTCATGGAATGAGAATAAGGCTTTTGATGCTTGGTAAAGGCCCTCTTATGGACGATATGAAGAAGTTGGCTGACAGGCTTCATATATATGACCGTTGTATATTTGCAGGAAATAAGAGTAATGCCAGCGAGTATTATCAGGCGATGGATTATTTCTGTTTTCCATCAAGATATGAAGGCCTGCCTGGAAGCGTTGTAGAGGCACAGGCAGCAGGCCTGCAGTGTCTGGTTTCTGACGCGGTAACTCCGGAGGTTAATGTAACAGAGCTTGTATCTATGCGTAGCATCAATTCTGAGCCAAGAGACTGGGCTCGCAAGATACTGGATGATCTTTTATTCCATGAAGACTATCATAGTGATGCCCTTCAGGAAGAAATCAAGCTTAACCAGACGCTGACAGCCATTGCAGGCGAGAGACCGGAGAGCATTTTTGAAACAGATGATATGCCTGATTTTGACCTTCTCGATGAAGGTACAGGTTTTGATGCGGTAAATACTCCCAAGGCAGCAGAGAGAGAGCATCACAGGTCTATAGAATACTCTATTGGTGATCGTAATCAGTCCTCTGCTTACATTCAGAGTAAACTACGTGCTGCCGGTTTCGATGTCAAAGCTCAAGCAAGAATTATGGGCTTTTTCTATGAAAGAGGACATTTTTAA
- a CDS encoding SDR family oxidoreductase produces the protein MGFKDLKFPEGSVFLVTGGAGFIGSNICEALLDMGYTVRCMDNLSTGHIENIQPFMSNPRFTFIEKDIRDLDACMEATKGVDYVLNEAAWGSVPRSIEMPLLYEEINIRGTINMMEASRQNGVKKFVYASSSSVYGDSTILPKKEGQEGNVLSPYALTKKTDEEYGKLYKKLYGLDTYGLRYFNVFGRRQDPNGAYAAVIPKFLRQLMNGETPTINGDGKQSRDFTYVDNVIEGNLRACLASSEAAGEAYNIGAGGREFLIDVYHHLTDALGMDVEPIFGPPRAGDIRDSNADISKARQNLGYDPSYDFKAGIELAIEWYKENL, from the coding sequence ATGGGTTTTAAAGATCTGAAATTTCCGGAAGGTTCTGTATTCCTCGTAACAGGTGGAGCAGGCTTTATCGGTTCTAATATTTGTGAAGCACTTCTTGATATGGGCTATACCGTAAGATGTATGGATAATCTTTCAACAGGACATATTGAGAATATCCAGCCATTTATGAGCAATCCTAGATTCACATTCATTGAGAAAGATATCAGAGATCTCGATGCATGTATGGAAGCTACAAAGGGCGTAGACTATGTTCTTAATGAAGCTGCCTGGGGCTCTGTTCCAAGGAGTATTGAGATGCCTCTTTTATATGAGGAGATCAATATCAGAGGAACTATCAACATGATGGAAGCTTCAAGACAGAATGGTGTTAAGAAGTTTGTATACGCTTCAAGTTCCTCTGTTTATGGCGATTCAACTATTCTTCCCAAGAAGGAAGGACAGGAAGGAAATGTTCTTTCTCCTTACGCTCTTACCAAGAAGACAGATGAAGAGTATGGTAAGCTATACAAGAAGCTCTATGGACTTGATACCTATGGACTTAGATACTTTAATGTATTTGGTAGAAGACAGGATCCAAACGGTGCATACGCAGCTGTTATTCCTAAATTCCTTCGTCAGCTTATGAATGGTGAAACACCTACTATCAATGGTGATGGTAAGCAGTCCAGAGACTTTACTTATGTAGATAACGTAATTGAAGGTAACCTTCGAGCATGTCTTGCTTCTTCTGAGGCAGCAGGCGAAGCTTATAATATAGGAGCTGGCGGAAGAGAGTTCCTTATAGATGTATATCATCATCTTACAGATGCTCTTGGAATGGATGTTGAACCTATCTTTGGGCCTCCTCGTGCAGGTGATATCAGAGATTCTAATGCCGACATCTCCAAGGCAAGACAGAATCTTGGCTATGATCCTTCCTATGATTTCAAGGCAGGAATCGAACTTGCCATAGAATGGTACAAAGAAAACTTATGA
- a CDS encoding glycosyltransferase, whose protein sequence is MRKENLTTNSRENKPHIAMYIGSLQKGGAERVMTNLAVYFHEQGYRVSLVTTYLAPVEYEVKHAAWKVVPAGYEGAELVCDPDENPAWVDPLGNEKNGIRRYFSALLKSEQEGRIKNFKKRSDKLSAIWKKLSPDLILSFIGKNNIMALSTATKEGFKVVVSVRADPYMEYNTMALRSGMLATFGKAAGIIVQTNDAKKFFPPHIRKKCTILPNAINPSFLRRRFIDEREGSIVMVGRLDENKNHTMVMEAFSEVLKKGFGSMILKIYGDGPDRIKLQRKAIELGIDKNVQFLGMVSNVAEYIEKADLFVLASKQEGMPNALIEAMALGLPCISTDCPCGGPRDLITDGENGLLIPVDDVKALEAAMLRILGDKEFAEKLGKNAARVQEKYSPDASNKMWEKYFEGILKR, encoded by the coding sequence TTGAGGAAAGAGAATTTGACTACTAATTCCAGAGAAAATAAACCGCATATTGCCATGTATATAGGTTCACTTCAAAAAGGTGGAGCAGAGAGAGTGATGACCAATCTTGCAGTCTATTTTCATGAACAGGGATACAGGGTATCTCTGGTAACAACGTATCTGGCTCCTGTCGAATATGAAGTCAAACATGCAGCCTGGAAGGTAGTGCCAGCTGGATATGAAGGGGCAGAGCTTGTCTGTGACCCTGACGAGAATCCTGCATGGGTAGATCCTCTTGGCAATGAAAAAAATGGAATTCGCAGATATTTTTCAGCTCTTTTGAAAAGTGAACAGGAAGGGCGGATTAAGAACTTTAAGAAAAGAAGTGACAAGCTCTCTGCTATCTGGAAGAAGCTTTCTCCTGACCTTATTCTGAGCTTCATTGGCAAGAACAATATTATGGCATTGTCTACTGCTACTAAGGAAGGCTTCAAGGTAGTGGTTTCGGTGCGCGCTGATCCTTATATGGAATACAATACCATGGCGCTCAGGAGCGGTATGCTGGCTACCTTTGGAAAGGCGGCAGGCATTATAGTACAGACAAATGATGCTAAAAAGTTTTTCCCGCCACATATCAGGAAAAAGTGTACAATTCTTCCTAATGCCATAAATCCTTCATTCCTTCGCAGAAGATTTATTGACGAGAGGGAAGGTAGCATTGTTATGGTGGGGAGACTCGATGAGAATAAGAACCACACCATGGTCATGGAGGCTTTTTCTGAAGTGCTCAAAAAAGGTTTTGGATCCATGATCCTTAAGATATACGGAGATGGTCCTGACAGAATTAAACTCCAGCGAAAGGCTATAGAGCTTGGCATCGATAAAAACGTTCAGTTTCTTGGAATGGTCAGTAATGTTGCTGAATATATCGAGAAGGCGGATCTTTTTGTGCTTGCATCGAAACAGGAAGGAATGCCAAATGCTCTTATAGAGGCTATGGCTCTTGGACTTCCATGTATTTCTACTGATTGCCCGTGTGGCGGTCCCAGGGACCTTATTACGGACGGAGAAAACGGCCTTCTCATCCCTGTGGATGATGTTAAGGCTCTTGAGGCAGCCATGCTGAGAATTCTGGGAGATAAAGAGTTTGCTGAGAAGCTTGGCAAAAATGCGGCAAGAGTACAGGAGAAGTATTCTCCCGATGCTTCTAATAAAATGTGGGAGAAGTACTTTGAAGGTATTCTGAAGAGGTAG
- the asnB gene encoding asparagine synthase (glutamine-hydrolyzing), giving the protein MCGICGYISKKRISEEDLRIMNDTMYHRGPNDSGLAIYEGMDGYSIGLAHRRLSILDLSPLGHQPMHSANGRISIVFNGEIYNFLELKEELSGYPYKSSCDTEVIIAAYLRWGIQMVDHIHGMFAIALYDRETQDVYLIRDRIGKKPLYYWLDHDNLVFASELKPIMKCPGFKGEIRNQIIPRYLLQQYIMAPDTIFKDVYKLEAGSILKFRNGNIKKWKYWDIKEVYARESADQITSYEEAKEGLKQRLRHSVAGRMIADVPLGTFLSGGYDSSLVTAIAQELSDKPVKTFCIGFDVPQYNEAAYAKEVAAHLGTEHTELYISEKEMFDLVSSIPQYYDEPFADNSEIPSMLVSKLAKNDVTVALSGDGGDEFFCGYNVYDNVRQAQMLEIPGAIAYGIGQLPWGNGKLLDKMPFRVKVVAGNRNPETKTQLVSEGYVRASHAFISGEETLDIPMTARDYLATDYNLRENIAPILYPMESVYKVDDFQIRRMLLDMDTYLPEDILTKMDRASMKYSLEARCPIMDTEVMEYSFRIPHKFKYHNGDKKHILKDIAYDYIPRELLDRPKTGFGVPMDQWLRGPLKEQLLDYSSTSFLKKQGVFDPDYVSRFINNYVVNGDAGPATGANYSKIAWSFYIFQQWYNFYML; this is encoded by the coding sequence ATGTGCGGAATTTGCGGATATATATCTAAGAAGAGAATTTCAGAGGAAGATCTTAGGATCATGAATGATACCATGTATCATCGTGGTCCTAATGATAGTGGACTTGCAATATACGAGGGAATGGATGGATATAGTATAGGTCTTGCTCACAGGAGACTTTCTATTCTGGATCTGTCACCTCTTGGACATCAGCCTATGCATTCTGCAAATGGCCGTATTTCGATTGTCTTTAATGGAGAAATATATAATTTCCTTGAACTCAAGGAAGAATTAAGCGGATATCCTTATAAATCAAGCTGTGATACGGAGGTTATTATAGCGGCTTACCTGAGATGGGGCATTCAGATGGTAGATCACATTCATGGTATGTTTGCCATAGCTCTTTATGACAGGGAAACTCAGGACGTTTATCTGATCAGAGACAGGATTGGTAAAAAACCTCTCTACTACTGGCTTGATCATGACAACCTTGTATTTGCTTCAGAACTTAAGCCTATTATGAAATGTCCGGGCTTTAAAGGCGAGATCAGAAACCAGATTATTCCGAGATATTTGTTGCAGCAGTACATTATGGCGCCTGACACCATATTCAAAGATGTATATAAGCTGGAAGCCGGAAGTATACTGAAGTTTAGAAATGGCAATATCAAGAAATGGAAATACTGGGATATTAAAGAGGTTTATGCCAGAGAAAGTGCCGATCAGATAACTTCTTACGAGGAGGCTAAGGAAGGCCTCAAGCAGCGCCTTCGACACTCAGTTGCAGGCAGAATGATAGCAGATGTTCCTCTTGGAACTTTTCTTTCAGGAGGATATGATTCATCTCTTGTCACTGCTATTGCACAGGAACTTTCTGATAAGCCGGTTAAAACCTTCTGTATCGGATTTGATGTTCCTCAGTACAATGAGGCTGCTTATGCCAAGGAAGTTGCGGCTCATCTTGGCACAGAGCATACAGAACTGTATATTTCAGAAAAAGAGATGTTTGATCTTGTCAGCAGTATTCCTCAGTATTACGATGAACCATTTGCTGATAATTCAGAAATACCTTCAATGCTGGTCAGCAAGCTTGCCAAGAATGATGTTACTGTAGCACTTTCAGGTGATGGCGGCGATGAGTTCTTCTGCGGCTACAATGTGTATGACAACGTCAGACAGGCTCAGATGCTGGAAATACCGGGTGCTATAGCCTACGGTATCGGACAGCTCCCATGGGGAAATGGTAAGCTTCTTGATAAGATGCCTTTTAGAGTTAAAGTAGTTGCTGGGAACAGAAATCCTGAAACTAAGACTCAGCTCGTGTCCGAGGGATATGTGAGAGCATCACACGCTTTTATAAGCGGAGAAGAGACACTGGATATTCCTATGACTGCAAGGGATTATCTTGCAACTGACTATAATCTCAGAGAAAATATAGCACCTATCTTGTATCCGATGGAATCAGTTTATAAGGTTGATGATTTCCAGATCAGGAGAATGCTTCTTGATATGGATACCTATCTTCCTGAGGATATTCTGACCAAGATGGACAGAGCATCAATGAAGTATTCATTAGAAGCAAGATGCCCTATCATGGACACTGAAGTTATGGAGTATTCATTTAGAATACCTCATAAGTTTAAATATCATAATGGTGATAAGAAGCATATCCTCAAGGATATTGCCTACGACTATATACCAAGAGAACTCCTTGACAGGCCCAAGACAGGCTTTGGGGTTCCGATGGATCAATGGCTCAGAGGCCCGCTTAAAGAGCAGCTTCTTGACTATAGTAGTACCTCATTCCTGAAAAAACAGGGAGTGTTTGATCCGGACTATGTTTCCAGATTTATAAATAATTATGTTGTCAACGGAGATGCAGGCCCGGCGACAGGTGCAAATTATAGTAAGATCGCATGGTCTTTCTATATTTTCCAGCAGTGGTACAACTTTTACATGCTTTGA
- a CDS encoding DUF2334 domain-containing protein — MHITIRIDDITPDMDFEKFYKFKAILDKHGIKPLIGVVPDNKDKKLQKSEPREDFWEYIRSLQQEGWVVAMHGYNHVYTTREAGMFPISDKSEFAGVAYPRQDEMIREGKRILKSHGIITDFFMAPSHSYDKNTLRALKVNGFHRITDGFGISPYKMDDITFYPISVSRARTLSSKEEGIVSFVYHTATMSGRDFENFEKLFDRAEVVSYDEFLHYDIKVRGLSEEVREFMTAKAKFYAVRLKRNLSKK; from the coding sequence ATGCATATAACGATCAGAATAGATGACATCACACCCGATATGGACTTTGAAAAGTTCTATAAATTCAAGGCAATTCTGGATAAGCACGGAATCAAGCCTTTGATCGGTGTGGTGCCGGACAACAAAGACAAGAAACTTCAAAAGAGCGAGCCAAGAGAAGACTTTTGGGAATACATCAGAAGCCTTCAGCAGGAAGGCTGGGTTGTAGCTATGCATGGATACAATCATGTATATACTACAAGGGAAGCCGGAATGTTTCCTATCAGTGACAAGTCTGAGTTTGCAGGAGTCGCATATCCCAGACAGGATGAAATGATCAGGGAAGGGAAACGTATTTTGAAGAGCCATGGTATAATTACAGATTTTTTCATGGCACCATCTCATTCTTATGACAAGAATACCTTAAGAGCGCTTAAGGTTAACGGCTTTCACAGGATCACAGATGGATTTGGAATATCGCCATACAAAATGGACGATATTACTTTTTATCCCATATCTGTCAGTAGAGCCAGAACTCTCTCCAGCAAAGAAGAGGGTATAGTATCATTTGTATACCATACAGCAACAATGTCAGGAAGAGATTTTGAGAATTTTGAGAAACTGTTTGACAGAGCTGAAGTGGTATCTTATGACGAGTTTTTACATTATGACATAAAGGTTCGTGGACTAAGTGAAGAAGTCCGGGAATTTATGACTGCTAAGGCTAAATTTTATGCAGTCAGATTAAAGAGGAACCTATCAAAAAAATAA
- a CDS encoding nucleotide sugar dehydrogenase, whose protein sequence is MSLYEKLLSGEEKLSLVGLGYVGMPIAVAYAKKIKVVGYDFNAAKVELYKKGIDPTREVGNDAIKETTVEFTADPEKLRECKFHVVAVPTPVNDDHTPDLSPVEGASHTLGKYLTKGSIVVYESTVYPGVTEDVCVPILEQESGLKCGVDFKVGYSPERINPGDKVHRLDTITKIVSGMDEETLEEVANVYSLVALAGVYKAQSIKVAEAAKVIENSQRDINIAFMNELSMIFNKMGIDTKSVLEAAGTKWNFLNFRPGLVGGHCIGVDPYYLTYKAEELGYHSQIILSGRRINDDMGKYIAESAVKRLIANDIPVKNAKVAILGFTFKENCPDTRNTKIIDIYNELGEYGITPIVVDPQADADEAKRLYGIEFNNLSDVKDMDLVIMAVAHEEFKAYKPADIAGFFNASHKTKVFMDLKGIFNLEDYKAPEFDYWRL, encoded by the coding sequence ATGAGTTTATATGAGAAGCTCCTTTCAGGAGAGGAGAAATTGTCTTTAGTCGGACTTGGCTACGTTGGAATGCCAATCGCTGTTGCATATGCAAAGAAGATCAAGGTTGTAGGCTACGACTTTAATGCTGCCAAGGTTGAACTTTATAAGAAGGGTATCGATCCAACAAGAGAAGTTGGTAATGATGCTATTAAGGAGACAACAGTTGAATTTACAGCTGATCCTGAGAAGCTGCGTGAGTGTAAATTCCATGTAGTAGCTGTTCCTACACCTGTTAATGATGATCATACACCAGATCTTTCACCTGTAGAGGGTGCAAGCCATACTCTTGGTAAGTATCTTACCAAGGGATCAATTGTTGTTTATGAGTCAACTGTTTATCCAGGAGTTACAGAGGATGTTTGCGTTCCTATTCTTGAGCAGGAATCAGGCCTTAAGTGTGGTGTAGATTTCAAGGTAGGATATTCACCAGAGCGTATTAACCCGGGTGATAAGGTACACAGACTTGATACTATTACCAAGATTGTTTCCGGTATGGATGAAGAGACACTTGAAGAGGTTGCAAATGTTTACAGTCTTGTAGCTCTTGCTGGTGTATATAAGGCACAGTCAATCAAGGTTGCTGAAGCTGCCAAGGTTATTGAGAACTCACAGCGTGATATCAATATCGCTTTCATGAATGAGCTTTCAATGATCTTTAATAAGATGGGAATCGATACTAAGAGTGTCCTTGAAGCTGCAGGTACAAAGTGGAACTTCCTTAATTTCAGGCCAGGTCTTGTAGGTGGTCATTGTATTGGCGTAGATCCATACTACCTTACATACAAGGCAGAGGAGCTTGGATATCATTCACAGATTATTCTCTCAGGCCGTCGTATCAACGATGACATGGGCAAATATATTGCAGAGTCAGCAGTTAAGAGACTCATTGCTAACGATATTCCTGTTAAGAATGCCAAGGTTGCAATTCTTGGATTTACATTCAAGGAGAACTGCCCTGATACACGTAACACTAAGATCATCGATATCTATAATGAACTTGGTGAGTATGGAATTACTCCAATAGTAGTAGATCCTCAGGCTGATGCAGATGAAGCTAAGCGACTCTATGGCATTGAGTTCAATAATCTTTCAGATGTTAAGGATATGGATCTTGTTATCATGGCTGTTGCACATGAGGAGTTCAAGGCTTACAAGCCAGCAGATATTGCAGGATTCTTTAATGCAAGTCATAAGACTAAGGTATTTATGGACCTTAAGGGAATATTTAACCTTGAGGACTACAAGGCTCCAGAGTTTGATTACTGGAGACTGTAA
- a CDS encoding glycosyltransferase, whose translation MNDKKNLMLIVPMLHQGGFERVCITTARLMQEYYNVYVLIFSSKDINYDITGLNIIDIDVPAQKGLVNKIINVFKRVKLVRKKKKELGINVSYSFGSSANYVNVLSRGKEKVLTGLRCQTDMESPKQVKLFCSRSDQVLSCSKEIMRQLADDFGYNKSSYIYNPLDVEDVQKKGSEEVKDYPFDEPGTRVIASMGRNDYIKGMWHLVKAFSIVYKKHPEARLVVLGAGNWSEYEELSKRLGVEGKVAFPGVRKNPFPYVAKSDIYVCSSNHEGFPNAVLEAMALQKPVISADCKTGPREILLSEKEYDKLISDKPDGSSITESVHGEYGILVPDMDENVNMDPEVITEGERILAGEICNLLENAQEFEHLCVKSHERALSYTPDRYKESIHTILTRYEE comes from the coding sequence ATGAATGATAAAAAGAATTTGATGCTGATAGTTCCAATGTTGCATCAAGGCGGCTTTGAACGTGTATGTATTACAACAGCAAGGCTCATGCAGGAATATTATAACGTCTATGTACTTATTTTCAGCTCTAAAGATATCAACTACGATATTACGGGACTGAATATAATAGATATTGATGTTCCTGCCCAAAAAGGTCTTGTTAACAAGATCATCAATGTATTTAAGCGAGTAAAACTAGTCAGAAAGAAAAAGAAAGAACTTGGTATAAATGTGTCCTACAGTTTTGGCAGTTCTGCCAATTATGTCAATGTTTTATCCAGAGGAAAAGAGAAAGTCCTGACAGGACTCAGATGTCAGACAGATATGGAGAGTCCTAAGCAGGTAAAGCTTTTTTGCAGCAGATCGGATCAGGTTTTGTCATGCTCAAAAGAAATAATGAGGCAGTTAGCTGATGACTTTGGGTATAACAAGAGCTCTTATATCTATAATCCTCTTGATGTTGAAGATGTGCAGAAAAAGGGTAGCGAAGAAGTAAAGGATTACCCATTTGATGAGCCTGGAACCAGGGTTATAGCTTCAATGGGAAGAAACGATTACATTAAGGGTATGTGGCATCTTGTTAAGGCTTTTTCCATTGTTTATAAAAAACATCCGGAAGCCAGACTTGTAGTACTCGGCGCAGGTAACTGGAGTGAGTACGAGGAACTGTCTAAAAGACTGGGAGTAGAAGGAAAAGTTGCTTTTCCGGGGGTCAGGAAGAATCCTTTTCCCTATGTGGCTAAATCAGATATATATGTATGTAGTTCTAACCACGAAGGATTTCCCAATGCGGTTTTGGAAGCAATGGCACTTCAGAAACCGGTTATTTCAGCTGATTGTAAGACAGGACCAAGAGAGATACTTCTGTCTGAAAAAGAGTATGATAAGCTTATTTCTGATAAGCCGGATGGATCAAGTATTACAGAGAGTGTTCATGGCGAATATGGTATTCTTGTTCCTGATATGGATGAGAATGTGAACATGGATCCGGAGGTTATTACTGAAGGCGAAAGAATTCTTGCGGGAGAAATATGCAATTTACTTGAAAACGCACAGGAATTTGAGCATTTATGTGTTAAATCACATGAAAGAGCACTGTCATACACACCTGACAGATATAAAGAGAGTATTCATACGATACTCACCAGATATGAGGAATAA
- a CDS encoding glycosyltransferase produces MKSIAFHLNCLCQGGAERVVSNLANRFAQEGIKVYVATEWYDENEFELDERVTRVHVGLRSEDEKKSRVTKFLLRVKYLKEFVKEYQPDVLVAFAHRANYRALMAAGNSNIPVVISVRINPIGYYDAFSDKVQIKWLFPKAAGCVFQTQEQRDFFKPYLQDNSTIIMNPINPKYFKVNRSDSPDKTVVHHARLVDFKNQPMLVRAFLKVHKKHPDYDLKIYGPDSMDGTKEILEKIISDNNADGFIHLMGPCDTLEIEIPKGEVYAYSSDYEGMPNSLLEAMAMGMPVVSTDCPCGGPKAVIRDGENGFLIPVGDEDALADRISRLIEDKELSARMGRRAKEIEQVASLDAIYVQWKEYLDKVTQK; encoded by the coding sequence ATGAAATCGATAGCATTTCACTTAAACTGCCTTTGCCAAGGCGGAGCAGAGAGAGTAGTATCTAACCTTGCAAACCGTTTTGCGCAAGAAGGCATAAAAGTCTATGTTGCGACCGAATGGTATGATGAAAACGAGTTTGAACTTGATGAGAGAGTTACAAGAGTTCATGTCGGTCTTCGCAGTGAAGATGAAAAAAAGAGCAGAGTAACAAAATTTTTGTTGCGAGTTAAGTATTTGAAAGAGTTTGTTAAGGAGTATCAGCCAGACGTATTGGTTGCATTTGCTCACAGAGCCAATTATAGAGCGCTGATGGCAGCAGGTAACAGTAATATTCCGGTTGTTATATCTGTTAGGATAAATCCTATCGGATATTATGATGCTTTTTCGGATAAGGTACAGATTAAATGGTTGTTCCCAAAGGCGGCAGGATGTGTTTTTCAGACTCAGGAGCAAAGAGACTTCTTCAAGCCGTATTTACAGGATAATTCGACAATCATAATGAATCCTATAAATCCCAAGTATTTTAAAGTTAACAGGAGTGATTCGCCTGATAAAACTGTGGTACATCATGCCAGACTAGTGGATTTTAAGAATCAGCCAATGCTGGTAAGAGCTTTTTTGAAGGTTCATAAAAAGCATCCTGATTATGATCTCAAGATTTATGGACCGGATTCTATGGACGGAACTAAAGAAATCCTGGAGAAAATCATTAGTGATAATAATGCAGATGGTTTTATTCATCTGATGGGACCATGTGATACACTTGAAATTGAGATACCTAAGGGTGAGGTTTATGCTTACTCTTCTGATTATGAGGGAATGCCCAATTCGCTTCTCGAGGCAATGGCTATGGGAATGCCTGTAGTGTCAACAGACTGTCCATGTGGAGGTCCTAAAGCAGTTATAAGAGATGGCGAGAATGGTTTCCTCATACCTGTTGGAGATGAGGATGCGCTTGCTGACAGGATAAGCAGACTGATCGAGGATAAAGAGTTGTCTGCCAGAATGGGGCGCAGAGCAAAAGAAATTGAACAGGTTGCAAGCCTTGATGCAATATATGTTCAGTGGAAAGAGTATCTTGATAAGGTTACTCAAAAATAA